From Syntrophobacterales bacterium, one genomic window encodes:
- a CDS encoding PAS domain S-box protein, whose protein sequence is MISGLRRKAFGKISRQAGLKTRLIIMVLAIAVLILVTSAIFISSRALSIMEQNAQTQLLNANRQLGLSVSLWLDTQIKTFQYFISQNDMIGMNPTRQKLLLKKMAAAYPYMYLLSTTDLRGMNIARSDDKRPIDYRDRSWFQQARKGAPVTFESVISRTINRPGLVVSMPIKNGAASIVGVGMFAMDLDNLSRQVQVPRLGKTGSAYLVDNRNLVIAHPDPAFFDSFRDLSSSSPITALRRGEKGLITFRAEDGKEWFAQIDLLNNGWGVVVQQQKAEVLSNIIFFRNMTLTIICGALLILVVASWWAIRWALLPIDVLTEAVTDLTFGNFSDSDLESVRLRLSAVRTRGDEIGTLADSFSRMAKQLRETLSSLQHELLEHKRTDRELEKERNILSTILENDPSGIVLIDRQGAFQYLNPAVTDIIGYTAEDFAVVREWQKQAFPDSDYLKKVRAFWREKKNSPGRRGDAEFTVACKDGQAREIEFRTIFIKEGEITVLNDVTERKRAVEKIRQKNAQLRELTWEMAELEENNRKIISRELHDRIGQNLAILGMNINMLKTLLPEKYSEQLHSRITDSLTIVKQTTDSIRNLMEELRSPVLDDYGLEAAIRLYGEQCASRADIRVVVQINDAIPRLSQHIENAMFRIVQEALTNVIKHAQATEAVITITVGENHLHITVADNGVGYKQQEREKRSEHWGWGLSTMVERAIAVGGAGDITSVQGKGTRVSVEVPL, encoded by the coding sequence ATGATCTCAGGCTTACGGCGTAAGGCATTCGGCAAAATTTCCCGTCAGGCGGGGCTCAAAACCCGCCTGATCATCATGGTGCTGGCAATCGCCGTCCTGATTCTCGTCACCTCGGCGATTTTTATCAGCAGCCGCGCCCTGTCCATCATGGAGCAAAACGCCCAGACGCAATTGCTCAATGCCAATCGCCAGTTGGGCCTCTCGGTATCTTTATGGCTGGATACCCAGATAAAAACCTTCCAGTACTTCATCTCCCAAAATGACATGATCGGGATGAACCCGACCCGGCAAAAGCTGCTGCTGAAAAAGATGGCCGCCGCCTATCCTTATATGTATCTTTTGAGCACAACCGACCTGCGCGGCATGAATATCGCCCGCAGCGATGACAAGAGACCGATCGACTATCGCGACCGCTCCTGGTTCCAGCAGGCCAGGAAGGGGGCACCGGTGACCTTTGAAAGCGTAATCAGCCGAACCATCAACCGGCCCGGGCTGGTAGTGTCGATGCCGATCAAAAACGGTGCGGCAAGCATCGTCGGGGTCGGCATGTTTGCAATGGATCTGGACAATCTCAGCCGGCAGGTGCAGGTCCCCCGCCTCGGAAAAACGGGCTCGGCCTATCTGGTCGATAACCGGAATCTGGTGATCGCCCATCCCGATCCGGCCTTCTTCGACAGTTTCCGGGATCTGAGTTCGTCCTCGCCGATCACGGCGCTCAGACGCGGGGAGAAAGGGTTGATCACCTTCCGCGCAGAGGATGGCAAAGAATGGTTCGCCCAGATCGATCTGCTTAACAATGGCTGGGGAGTAGTTGTGCAGCAGCAAAAAGCGGAAGTGCTCTCCAACATAATTTTCTTCCGGAACATGACGTTGACAATCATCTGCGGGGCGCTTCTCATCCTCGTTGTCGCCTCCTGGTGGGCAATAAGGTGGGCGCTGCTCCCGATTGACGTCCTCACCGAGGCCGTTACGGATCTGACGTTCGGCAATTTCAGCGACAGCGATCTTGAGTCAGTACGCTTGCGACTCTCAGCAGTCAGGACCCGGGGCGACGAAATCGGCACGCTGGCAGACAGCTTTTCCCGTATGGCCAAGCAGTTGCGCGAAACATTGTCCAGCCTTCAGCACGAACTGCTGGAGCACAAACGGACGGACCGAGAGCTGGAAAAGGAACGGAACATCCTCTCCACGATCCTTGAAAACGACCCCAGCGGCATCGTCCTGATCGACCGGCAGGGCGCCTTCCAGTATTTGAATCCGGCGGTCACCGACATCATCGGTTATACCGCCGAGGATTTTGCCGTCGTCCGGGAGTGGCAGAAACAGGCATTTCCGGACAGTGATTACCTGAAAAAAGTAAGGGCTTTCTGGAGAGAAAAAAAGAACTCCCCTGGACGCAGAGGCGATGCGGAATTCACCGTCGCCTGCAAGGACGGACAGGCAAGGGAAATCGAATTTCGCACGATCTTCATCAAGGAAGGCGAGATAACGGTTCTCAATGACGTCACGGAACGCAAGCGGGCGGTAGAGAAGATACGGCAAAAAAACGCCCAGCTCCGCGAGCTAACCTGGGAGATGGCGGAACTTGAGGAAAATAACCGGAAAATCATCTCCCGCGAGCTGCATGACCGGATAGGGCAGAACCTGGCGATTCTGGGGATGAACATCAATATGCTCAAGACCCTGCTTCCGGAAAAATATTCGGAACAGCTTCATTCGCGAATAACCGACTCGCTGACAATCGTCAAACAGACCACGGACAGCATCCGCAATTTGATGGAGGAGCTGCGCTCGCCCGTCCTCGACGATTATGGACTGGAGGCCGCGATCCGCCTGTACGGCGAGCAATGCGCCTCCCGGGCCGACATCCGGGTGGTTGTCCAGATCAATGATGCGATCCCCCGCCTTTCCCAGCATATTGAAAATGCGATGTTCCGCATTGTTCAGGAGGCATTGACCAACGTAATCAAACATGCGCAGGCAACGGAAGCGGTCATAACCATCACCGTCGGGGAAAATCATTTGCACATTACCGTAGCCGACAACGGCGTCGGGTACAAACAACAGGAGCGTGAAAAACGCAGCGAACACTGGGGATGGGGGCTCAGCACGATGGTTGAGCGGGCAATCGCGGTGGGTGGGGCGGGAGACATAACTTCGGTTCAGGGCAAAGGGACCCGTGTATCGGTAGAGGTGCCGTTATGA
- a CDS encoding methylmalonyl-CoA carboxyltransferase has translation MSEKPLKLRDLEARKAKAEAMGGENGIKKQHESGKLTARERLDLLFDPGTFQELDLFVRHRGGSFGMANVEIPAEGVITGFGKVEGRTVFAYSQDFTSRAGSLGEMHAKKICKVMDAALKTGAPLVGINDSGGARIQEGVDALSGYGNIFFRNSSASGVIPQISAIMGPTAGGAVYSPAMTDWIFMTKKTSYMFITGPEVIKEVTGEKIDFESLGGAMTHNAKSGVAHFACESDAEALREIRKLLSYLPSNNTETAPFIETPDPSDRMDEALDGIVPENPRRMYDMKGVIRAIVDNGEIIEPHQYYARNIIIAFARMGGRAIGIIANQPKYLAGCLDVDASDKATRFIRFCDAFNIPLLTIADVPGYLPGSDQEWKGIIRHGAKLLWCYSEATVPKITLITRKDYGGSYLAMCSKDLGADFVIAWPTAEIAVMGAEGAANIIFRKEINSAEDPAAKKAEKIQEYRDLFSNPYIAAERGYVDAIIAPRETRPTLIRAFDMLSSKKELRPYKKHGNIPV, from the coding sequence ATGAGCGAAAAGCCGTTGAAACTTAGGGATCTGGAGGCCAGAAAAGCCAAGGCCGAGGCCATGGGCGGAGAAAATGGGATCAAAAAACAGCACGAGTCGGGGAAGCTGACCGCCCGCGAACGACTCGACCTGCTTTTTGATCCCGGAACGTTCCAGGAGCTGGATCTGTTTGTCCGCCATCGCGGCGGCAGTTTCGGCATGGCAAACGTCGAAATACCAGCCGAAGGGGTGATCACCGGCTTCGGCAAGGTCGAAGGCCGCACCGTCTTTGCCTATTCGCAGGACTTCACCTCCCGGGCCGGCAGTCTGGGCGAAATGCATGCAAAAAAGATCTGCAAGGTCATGGACGCGGCGCTGAAAACCGGAGCGCCCCTGGTCGGCATCAACGACTCCGGCGGGGCACGCATTCAGGAGGGAGTGGATGCCCTCTCCGGGTACGGAAACATCTTTTTTCGCAATTCCAGCGCCTCCGGGGTAATCCCGCAGATCTCGGCGATCATGGGGCCGACGGCCGGCGGTGCGGTCTATTCGCCGGCTATGACCGACTGGATATTCATGACCAAAAAAACCTCCTATATGTTCATCACCGGCCCCGAGGTGATCAAGGAGGTAACCGGGGAAAAGATCGATTTTGAGAGCCTCGGCGGCGCGATGACCCATAACGCCAAAAGCGGGGTCGCCCACTTTGCCTGCGAGAGCGACGCGGAGGCGCTCCGGGAAATCCGAAAACTGCTGAGCTATCTTCCCTCCAACAATACCGAGACCGCGCCTTTTATCGAAACGCCGGATCCGTCGGACCGAATGGATGAGGCCCTCGATGGCATCGTCCCGGAGAACCCGCGCCGGATGTACGATATGAAGGGCGTAATCCGCGCGATCGTCGATAACGGCGAAATCATTGAGCCGCACCAGTACTACGCCCGCAACATCATCATCGCCTTCGCCCGGATGGGCGGGCGGGCGATCGGCATAATTGCCAATCAGCCGAAATACCTTGCCGGCTGTCTCGATGTGGACGCCTCCGACAAGGCAACCCGGTTCATCCGGTTTTGCGACGCCTTCAATATCCCGCTTCTGACGATCGCCGACGTCCCCGGCTACCTGCCGGGAAGCGACCAGGAGTGGAAGGGAATCATCCGCCACGGCGCGAAGCTTCTGTGGTGCTACTCCGAAGCCACCGTGCCGAAGATCACGCTGATCACCCGGAAGGATTACGGCGGCTCGTATCTGGCGATGTGCAGCAAGGACCTCGGCGCCGACTTCGTCATTGCCTGGCCGACGGCGGAGATCGCAGTCATGGGCGCGGAAGGGGCGGCGAACATCATTTTCCGCAAGGAGATCAATTCCGCCGAAGACCCGGCGGCGAAAAAGGCGGAAAAGATACAGGAGTACCGTGATCTCTTTTCCAACCCCTATATCGCGGCCGAACGGGGCTACGTCGATGCGATCATCGCCCCCCGCGAAACTCGCCCGACGCTTATCCGGGCGTTTGATATGCTGAGTTCCAAGAAGGAATTGCGACCATACAAAAAGCACGGCAACATTCCGGTTTAA
- the mce gene encoding methylmalonyl-CoA epimerase — MKAVKIDHIGIAVKSIDASLKFYSELLGLKLEGEETVAEQKVKTAFLPLGAVEIELLESTAPDGPIAKFIEAKGEGIQHIAFAVDNLEEALRELEAKNFRLIDHKPRMGAGGKKIAFLHPKDSGGVLVELCEKV, encoded by the coding sequence ATGAAAGCCGTCAAGATAGACCACATTGGCATTGCGGTAAAAAGCATCGATGCGTCCTTGAAATTCTATTCAGAGCTGCTCGGGCTCAAGCTGGAAGGCGAAGAAACGGTTGCCGAACAAAAGGTGAAGACCGCGTTTCTTCCCCTTGGCGCTGTCGAGATCGAACTGCTGGAGTCCACCGCCCCGGACGGTCCCATTGCCAAATTCATTGAGGCCAAAGGTGAAGGAATCCAACATATCGCCTTCGCGGTGGACAATCTGGAAGAGGCGCTGCGCGAGCTGGAGGCAAAAAATTTCCGGCTGATCGACCATAAGCCGCGGATGGGGGCCGGGGGAAAAAAGATCGCGTTTCTTCACCCGAAGGACAGCGGCGGGGTTCTGGTGGAGCTCTGCGAAAAGGTGTGA
- a CDS encoding Hsp20/alpha crystallin family protein — MFETGLWRFGGFVDPSRDVRRLRQEMDRIFSDFAQPVSREFPAVNAWIGEADAVVTAELPGIDPSAVEVSVVGDTLTISGSREATPLMEGESYHRQERGVGGFSRSLQLPFHVDADKVEAKYEKGIIGITLPRSEAEKPRKILVKNQ; from the coding sequence ATGTTTGAAACAGGCTTATGGAGATTTGGAGGTTTTGTGGATCCCTCCCGGGACGTGCGGCGTCTGCGGCAGGAGATGGATCGGATTTTTTCTGACTTTGCGCAGCCGGTTTCCCGGGAATTCCCTGCGGTAAACGCCTGGATTGGCGAGGCGGATGCGGTTGTGACGGCGGAGTTGCCCGGTATCGATCCGAGCGCTGTTGAGGTCTCGGTGGTTGGCGATACGCTGACCATAAGCGGCTCGCGCGAGGCGACGCCGCTTATGGAGGGGGAAAGCTACCACCGTCAGGAACGGGGAGTCGGCGGCTTCAGCCGCAGTTTGCAGCTCCCGTTTCATGTCGATGCGGACAAGGTTGAGGCGAAGTACGAAAAGGGGATAATCGGGATAACCCTGCCCCGTTCCGAGGCGGAAAAGCCGAGAAAAATTTTGGTCAAGAACCAATAG
- a CDS encoding Hsp20/alpha crystallin family protein, protein MKNIVEYEKKPVQEAAGVERTHNRRVYVPKVDIIDTKESVILYADMPGVDEGSVDVTIDKNVLNISGVVNLPEFKGMSIAYAEYEVGDYDRSFTISDDIDREKVEALVKNGVLKLVLHKAPEAAVKKITVRAE, encoded by the coding sequence ATGAAGAATATTGTTGAATATGAGAAGAAACCTGTTCAGGAGGCGGCCGGGGTGGAGCGCACCCATAACCGGCGGGTTTATGTCCCGAAGGTTGATATAATCGATACGAAAGAGTCCGTTATCCTGTATGCGGATATGCCCGGGGTCGATGAAGGTTCGGTGGACGTGACGATCGACAAGAACGTTCTCAATATTTCAGGCGTTGTCAACCTTCCTGAATTCAAGGGAATGAGCATTGCCTACGCCGAGTACGAGGTCGGCGATTATGATCGCTCCTTTACAATCTCCGACGATATTGACCGTGAAAAGGTGGAGGCGCTGGTAAAAAACGGGGTTCTAAAACTCGTTCTGCACAAGGCGCCGGAGGCCGCCGTCAAGAAGATAACCGTCCGGGCTGAATAG